One Setaria viridis chromosome 5, Setaria_viridis_v4.0, whole genome shotgun sequence genomic region harbors:
- the LOC117857944 gene encoding GRAS family protein RAD1, with product MGMPEQPCRSTPNSFTTSFGSSQQMHHLPQHDAALCTEPGLGFPYYYGTDQQDAAFDGDEVDLGFRASKVTKVDYYSSPYQPSWPLARADVAAAAAESSRVRKQRFRDVLESCKQKVEAMEAMESPVAFQEGEDGGVAGDGGGAAAGGGGGGGGGGGGADGMRLVQLLVACAEAVACRDRAQAAALLRELQVGAPVHGTAFQRVASCFVQGLADRLALAHPPALGPASMAFCIPPSCAGRDGARGEALALAYELCPYLRFAHFVANASILEAFEGESNVHVVDLGMTLGLDRGHQWRSLLDGLAARAGAKPKRVRVTGVGAPLDTMRAVGRELEAYAEGLGMRLEFRAVDRSLESLHADDLGVAADEAVAISSVLELHCVVKESRGALNSVLQTVRKLSPRAFVLVEQDAGHNGPFFLGRFMEALHYYAAVFDALDAALPRYDARRARVEQFHFGAEIRNVVGCEGVARVERHERADQWRRRMSRAGFQSVPIRMAARAREWLEENAGGGGYTVAEEKGCLVLGWKGKPLIAASCWKC from the coding sequence ATGGGCATGCCCGAGCAGCCATGCAGGAGCACGCCCAACTCGTTCACCACCTCCTTCGGCTCCTCCCAGCAGATGCATCACCTGCCACAGCACGATGCTGCGCTCTGCACTGAGCCAGGACTGGGCTTCCCCTACTACTATGGCACGGACCAGCAGGACGCGGCgttcgacggcgacgaggtagACCTCGGCTTCCGCGCTTCCAAGGTCACCAAGGTTGACTACTACAGCTCGCCTTACCAGCCGTCATGGCCGCTGGCTCGTGCCGACGTCGCTGCCGCGGCGGCTGAATCGTCGCGCGTCAGGAAGCAGAGGTTCCGGGACGTTCTCGAGAGCTGCAAACAGAAGGTCGAGGCCATGGAGGCCATGGAGTCTCCCGTGGCGTTCCAGGAAGGTGAGGACGGGGGTGTTGCGGgggatggtggtggtgccgcggccggcggcggcgggggtggaggtggtggtggcggcggcgccgatggCATGCGCCTGGTGCAGCTGCTGGTCGCCTGCGCCGAGGCCGTGGCGTGCCGCGACcgcgcgcaggcggcggcgctgctgcgggaGCTGCAGGTCGGCGCGCCCGTGCACGGCACGGCGTTCCAGCGCGTGGCGTCGTGCTTCGTCCAGGGCCTCGCGGACCGGCTCGCGCTGGCGCACCCGCCGGCGCTGGGGCCGGCGAGCATGGCGTTCTGCATCCCGCCGTCGTGCGCGGGGCgcgacggcgcgcgcggcgaggcgctCGCCCTGGCGTACGAGCTCTGCCCGTACCTCCGGTTCGCGCACTTCGTGGCGAACGCCTCCATCCTGGAAGCCTTTGAGGGAGAAAGCAACGTCCACGTGGTGGACCTGGGCATGACGCTGGGCCTCGACCGCGGCCACCAGTGGCGCAGCCTCCTCgacggcctcgccgcccgcgccggtgcGAAGCCGAAGCGCGTGCGCGTCACGGGCGTCGGCGCACCCCTCGACACTATGAGAGCCGTCGGCCGCGAGCTCGAGGCCTACGCGGAGGGGCTCGGGATGCGGCTCGAGTTCCGCGCCGTCGACCGCAGCCTGGAGAGCCTGCACGCCGACGACCTCGGCGTCGCCGCGGACGAGGCCGTGGCCATCAGCAGCGTCCTGGAGCTCCACTGCGTGGTGAAGGAGAGCCGCGGGGCGCTCAACTCAGTGCTCCAGACCGTCCGGAAGCTGTCGCCGAGGGCGTTCGTGCTCGTGGAGCAGGACGCCGGGCACAACGGGCCCTTCTTCCTGGGCCGGTTCATGGAGGCGCTCCACTACTACGCGGCGGTGTTCGACGCGCTGGACGCGGCGCTGCCGCGCTACgacgcgcggcgggcgcgcgtgGAGCAGTTCCACTTCGGCGCGGAGATCCGGAACGTGGTCGGGTGCGAGGGCGTGGCGCGCGTGGAGCGGCACGAGCGCGCGGACCAGTGGCGCCGCCGGATGAGCCGCGCGGGGTTCCAGTCCGTGCCCATCAGGATGGCGGCCAGGGCGCGGGAGTGGCTGGAGGagaacgccggcggcggcgggtacaCGGTGGCCGAGGAGAAGGGCTGCCTCGTCCTCGGCTGGAAGGGCAAGcccctcatcgccgcctcctgctgGAAGTGCTAG